CTTGCGGTCGGGTGCTTTGAATGTGGAGTGCATGAGCACGTTTGAGACTGTGCCTGATGGGGGTGGAAGTTTCAAATTATAAAACATGCTATTCTTTGCAATACTGCGCTTTTTAGATAAAATCCGATTTTGTTTTATGCGCGGATGGTTTCGAGGATGAGGGGAGGGGGGATTCGGGGGGAGGGGGAGATGCTGAAGGCGGTTTTCAGGAGTTGGGAAAGCTGTTCCGTGTTTTCGCGGCTGTTGGAGTGGAAAAAGTGCTGGCGAATTAACGTATGTTTTAAACAAATTTCTGACTATCGCTTCTGAGGTTCAACCGATTACATCTATAATTCATTTTGGTGTTGAAAGCCGGAGACGGTTTTCTGGTTTGTAATCAGTGCACAGGAGCGATTGAGTGATGAAGAGATGTTTTATAGTCGGGCTGGTTTGGTTTGCAGTTTTGCAGGTTCTGGCTGCTAAACCGAATGTGATTTTTATTCTGGCGGATGATTTGGGCTATGGGGATCTGAGTTGTTATGGCCAGACGAAGTTTGAAACGCCGAATATTGATGCGCTGGCGAAAAGGGGTATGCGGTTTACCAATCATTATTCTGGGTCGACGGTTTGCGCGCCGTCGCGCTGTTCGTTGCTGACGGGGTATCATATGGGTCACGCGGCTGTTCGCGGAAATGCGGAGCTTGTTCCGGAGGGGCAGCAGCCGATGCCGGCGGATACGTATACGGTGGCGCATCATTTTAAGAAGGCGGGCTATAAAACGGGGGTGTTCGGAAAATGGGGGCTGGGTATGGCCGGGTCGACGAGTGATCCGAAGAGCATGGGTTTTGACCGGTTTTACGGCTATAACTGTCAGCGTATGGCGCACTGTTATTATCCGGCCTGGCTATGGAGCGATAATGAGCGGGAATTCCTGTGGGGCAATGTGGGTTCGTTTAGCAAGGATTATGCTCCGGATCTTATTCATGATGAAGCGCTGAAGTTTATGCGGGCCCATAAAGATGAGCCGTTTTTTATGTATTATGCTGCTGTACAGCCGCATGCTGATATGATTGCTCCGGAAGAGTATATGGAGAAACACCGGGGAAAATATCTGCCAGAGCTGAATTATGAAGAGGATTATTATAGGGGCCAGCCGGAGGGTCATGCGGCTTTTGCGGCGATGGTGAATGTGCTCGATGATTATGTCGGGGATGTGATGGCGGAGCTGAAGAAACTGGGGTTGGCGGATAATACACTGGTGATTTTTACGTCGGATAACGGTGCGCATGAAGAGGGGGGTGCTGATCCGGAATATTTTGATTCCAACGGGATTTTCAAGGGGTTCAAGCGGGATCTGTATGAAGGTGGAATTCATGTGCCGTTTATTGCTGCTTGGCCCGGAAGGATTCAGGAGGGCGTTGTGAATGATCATCTGTCGACTTTCTGGGATTTTCTGCCGACTGTGGCGGATTTGACCGGTGTGCCGCTGGATGAAAAGGTGGATGGTCAATCCTATCTGCCAACCTTGCTGGGGAAACCGGGTCAGCAGGAACATGATTGGCTCTATTGGGAATTTACGATGAAGGGGGGGCGGAAAGCGATCCGTAAAGGAAAGTGGAAGGGTGTTATTTATGATATAAATAAACATTCGGATGCCGCGCTGGAGCTGTATGACCTGGAAAAGGATCCTGGCGAAACACGGAATCTTGCCAAAGAGTATCCGGAAGTGGTGGATGAACTGAACATGCTGATTCAGAAGAGCCGGAAGCCGTCGCATCTGGATAAGTGGAATTTTAATTAATCTTAACCTGAAGTTATTGATATGAAAAAACGGATAGTGATTCTTTCTTTGCTGGCAGGGATAACTGTGCTGGCGGAGAAAAAACCGAATATTGTAGTTCTGCTGGCTGATGACATGGGCTATGGGGAATTGGGATGCTACGGACAGGAAATCATTAAAACGCCGACGATTGATGCGTTGGCCGAGCAGGGGGTGCGTTTTACTGATTTCTATGCGGGGTGCTCTGTGTGTTCGCCATCGCGCGGGGTTTTGATGACCGGGATTCATGCCGGGAAGGCTACAATCCGGGGCAACAAAGCCTTTGTGACCGTTGGTGGAAAGTGGGACCGCATTGCGCTGAAAAAATCGGAAGTCACGCTGGCAGAAATGCTGAAGGGCGCGGGGTATCAGACGGCGTTTGTCGGAAAATGGCATTTGGGCATTCCGGAGGATGTTTCGACCTGGGCCTGTAACCGCGGTTTTGATTTTGCGGTGCAGGAGCAGTGGGGGCCTAAGCCGGGTGGCGGCGTCTATGATGAGCGTTATCATTTGAAAAACGGCAATACGGAAGAGATTTTCCATGATTACACAAAGTGGAGTTGCCTGGATGAATTCCGCACGGAGATTGCGCTCGATTATCTGGATTCTGAGTATGACAAAGAAAAGCCGCTGTTTCTTTTCATGTCTTATCGCAGTCCGCATGCGCATGAGTTTTTCCTGAGTGAATATGACAATTATAAGGATGAGATGCGTGATGGGTATCGCTGGCCTGAGATTGAACGGCGGCATGCCTCGCGTATTTCGATGCTGGATCAGCAGATTAAACGGCTGCTGGATAAACTTGAGGCCATGGGCGAACTGGAAAATACCTTTATTCTGTTTGCTTCGGATAACGGACCGACGGTGGAAAATCATCATGACCGGTTTTTCTTCCAGAGTTCGGGGGGGCTGAAGGGATATAAGCGTGATATGTATGAAGGGGGTGTGCGTGTTCCTGGGATTGCGGTGTGGCCGGCGAAGGGCTTGAAGGGCAAAGTGACGGATCATCAGGCCACGTTTTATGATGTGATGCCGACCTTCGCCGAAATTGCGGGCATTCAGCCGCCGGAGCAGACCGATGGTATTTCGTTCCTTCCGGAAGTGCTCGGCAAGGAACAGCCGAAACATGATCATATCTATTTTGAAATTATTGAAAGCCCTCATGATAAAGCATTCCGTCAGGCGACCCGGATGGGTAAGTGGAAGGCGGTGCGTTATGGGGTTTCTGGAAAAGTGGAGCTGTATGATCTCGAAAAGGATCTTTATGAAACCAGAAATGTGGCCGGTGAATATCCTGAAATTCTGATGCGCATGAAGAAGATTCTCGAGACCGAAAGCACAACCACCCCGCATTATCCCATGGCGGGACAGCCGATAAAGAACTGAGGACAAAAATGAAAAAAAACTTCTTATGGATAACCCTGTTGGCTGCAGCCGGTCTGATGGCCGGATGCAAGGAAGTGGATGAACACACCATGACCGTGAACCGGGACTGGAAATTCCAACGTTTGGAAAATCCGGACGATCCGGCTGACGGTTTCCAGGCATTGGAATTTGATGATTCGGCCTGGACCACAGTGGACCTTCCGCATTCCGGCTATCTGGAGCCACTGGTCATTACGGATCAGTGGCAGGGTGTGGTGTGGTACCGCAAGGATTTCGAGGTGGACGAAAGTCTGGCCGATAAAAAAATCTGGCTGACGCTGGAAGGGGCGATGAGCCAGTCGAAGATCTGGATCAACGGCGAGCTGGCCAAAGAACGCGAAGGCGGTTATCTGCCGGTCGTCGTGGATGCCACGGACTATGTGAAACCCGGGCAAAAGAATACGGTGGCGATTCGGCTCGATAGCCGGGACAATCCGTACACCGGGCCGAAACCGATGAAACGTCTTGATTTCTGCATGTACAGCGGGCTCTACCGCAATGTGCTGGTGACGATGAAGGAGAAGGTCTACATTTCGCATCCGGTATTGGCCGATAAAGAGGCCGGCGGGGGTATCTTTATTACATATCCCGAGGTTTCCGCGGCGAAGTCGACGGTTCAGGTGAAAACACATGTGGTGAATGAAAAAGCCGGTCCGCAGACGATTCAGGTTGCGCAGAAAGTTCTTTTCAAGGGAAAAACGGTGGCGGAAAAAGTCTCGGAGCCGGTGGTGCTTAAAACCGGCAAAGACGTGGAGCTGACCGAAAGTTTCCAGCTGTCGGATGCACCGCTGTGGTCGGTGGATGAGCCGAATTTGCATACCATGAAAACGACGGTGCTGGTGGACGGAAAAGCGGTTGATTCGGAAACAACGCGTTTCGGTATCCGCAAACTGGAGTTTCGCAACGGGCATGAATTCTATCTGAACGGGAAGAAAATGTATTTGCGCGGCACCAACCGTCATCAGGATTATCCGTTCATAGGTTATGCACTTTCCGATGCGGCACAGTATCGGGATGCGAAGAAAATCAAAGAAGCCGGTTTCAATGTGGTTCGTCTTTCGCATTATCCGCATTCGCCGGCGTTCATGGATGCGTGTGATGAGCTGGGTCTGCTGACGCTGGATGCCATCATGGGCTGGCAGTATTATCTGGATGATGACCGCTTCCGTGAATACTGCTATCGCTCTTCACGAGAACTGGTTCGTCGGGACCGGAATCGTCCGAGTGTGCTGGCCTGGGAGGTTTCGCTGAATGAAACGAAGGATATGCCGGACTCCTTTATTGAAGAGCTGCATCGGCTGGCCCATGCGGAATATCCGGGAGACAATACCTTTACTGCGGGCTGGATTGATCATGCCTGGGATATTTTCCTGCAGGCACGTCAGCACCGTATTATGCATGATTATCACAAAAACCTGGATAAGCCTTATTTCGTTTCGGAGTACGGGGACTGGGAATATTATTCCAATAACGCCGGGCTGAATCAGGATCGGCTGGATAAAGACCGCCGTCTTGAGATGAGCAGCCGGCAGGCGCGCGGGTTCGGCGAAGCGCGTTTGCTTCAGCAGGCGCATAACCTGCAGGAAGCATATAACGATAATCTGAATACGCATGCCTTCGGAGACGGCTACTGGGTGTTTAACGATTATAACCGCGGTTACGCCGAAGATATCGAGTATTCCGGCGTGGTGGATATTTTCCGCATTCCGAAGTTTGCTTATTATTTCTACCAGAGCCAGCGTGATCCGGCACAGGGAGCCATGGCACACGTTGCAAGTTGGTGGACCAAGGATTCGCCGCTGAATGTCAAAGTCTTCAGCAACTGCGATGAGGTGGAACTTTTCCTGAACGGGGCTTCACTTGGAAAACAGAAACCGGATACCGGAAAAAATACTGAAAATCTGGGCCATCCGCCGTTTACTTTTGCGCTCAGTACATTCAAGCCGGGCACACTGAAAGCGGTCGGATATATCAATGGAAAACCGGCGGCAGAGCATCTGGTTCGTACTCCGGGAAAACCGGTTAAGCTTGAGATTGTCATCGATGAAAGCGGAATCGCTCCGCAGGCCGGTGTGAATGATACGGTATTTGCCTACATTCAGGCGGTGGATGAACATGGAACGGTGGATCCGACTTATGCGGATGTGGTGATGGTTGAAATGGACGGCGATGCCACGGTGCTTAATACGGATGCTCTTATGGCGGAAGCCGGCATTGCCACCGCCTTGCTGCAAATCGAAGACGGTGAAGGGGATATTACGCTGACGGCTTCATCAGGAAATCTGAGTGGAAGTCTGACGTTTAAGGCGGAGTAAAAACAAAAACGTTTGCATCAAGCCGGACGGAGCCGTGTGAAATCACGGCTCCGTTTTTGGTTGATGGAGCGAATCTTTCAGGCTTTTCCGTTGCTGCGGAAGCGGGTCAGGGTTTCGGCAATATCGTCGCGAATGGCTTCGATTGCCCATACCGAAATATCGTGGTAGTAGGTTTTGCCCTCGGCCTCGTTAAGTTTGCACTGGATGGTCTGCGCAACGGAATAGACCATGTTGCTGTAA
The Pontiella agarivorans DNA segment above includes these coding regions:
- a CDS encoding glycoside hydrolase family 2 protein yields the protein MKKNFLWITLLAAAGLMAGCKEVDEHTMTVNRDWKFQRLENPDDPADGFQALEFDDSAWTTVDLPHSGYLEPLVITDQWQGVVWYRKDFEVDESLADKKIWLTLEGAMSQSKIWINGELAKEREGGYLPVVVDATDYVKPGQKNTVAIRLDSRDNPYTGPKPMKRLDFCMYSGLYRNVLVTMKEKVYISHPVLADKEAGGGIFITYPEVSAAKSTVQVKTHVVNEKAGPQTIQVAQKVLFKGKTVAEKVSEPVVLKTGKDVELTESFQLSDAPLWSVDEPNLHTMKTTVLVDGKAVDSETTRFGIRKLEFRNGHEFYLNGKKMYLRGTNRHQDYPFIGYALSDAAQYRDAKKIKEAGFNVVRLSHYPHSPAFMDACDELGLLTLDAIMGWQYYLDDDRFREYCYRSSRELVRRDRNRPSVLAWEVSLNETKDMPDSFIEELHRLAHAEYPGDNTFTAGWIDHAWDIFLQARQHRIMHDYHKNLDKPYFVSEYGDWEYYSNNAGLNQDRLDKDRRLEMSSRQARGFGEARLLQQAHNLQEAYNDNLNTHAFGDGYWVFNDYNRGYAEDIEYSGVVDIFRIPKFAYYFYQSQRDPAQGAMAHVASWWTKDSPLNVKVFSNCDEVELFLNGASLGKQKPDTGKNTENLGHPPFTFALSTFKPGTLKAVGYINGKPAAEHLVRTPGKPVKLEIVIDESGIAPQAGVNDTVFAYIQAVDEHGTVDPTYADVVMVEMDGDATVLNTDALMAEAGIATALLQIEDGEGDITLTASSGNLSGSLTFKAE
- a CDS encoding arylsulfatase; the protein is MKRCFIVGLVWFAVLQVLAAKPNVIFILADDLGYGDLSCYGQTKFETPNIDALAKRGMRFTNHYSGSTVCAPSRCSLLTGYHMGHAAVRGNAELVPEGQQPMPADTYTVAHHFKKAGYKTGVFGKWGLGMAGSTSDPKSMGFDRFYGYNCQRMAHCYYPAWLWSDNEREFLWGNVGSFSKDYAPDLIHDEALKFMRAHKDEPFFMYYAAVQPHADMIAPEEYMEKHRGKYLPELNYEEDYYRGQPEGHAAFAAMVNVLDDYVGDVMAELKKLGLADNTLVIFTSDNGAHEEGGADPEYFDSNGIFKGFKRDLYEGGIHVPFIAAWPGRIQEGVVNDHLSTFWDFLPTVADLTGVPLDEKVDGQSYLPTLLGKPGQQEHDWLYWEFTMKGGRKAIRKGKWKGVIYDINKHSDAALELYDLEKDPGETRNLAKEYPEVVDELNMLIQKSRKPSHLDKWNFN
- a CDS encoding sulfatase-like hydrolase/transferase, with the translated sequence MKKRIVILSLLAGITVLAEKKPNIVVLLADDMGYGELGCYGQEIIKTPTIDALAEQGVRFTDFYAGCSVCSPSRGVLMTGIHAGKATIRGNKAFVTVGGKWDRIALKKSEVTLAEMLKGAGYQTAFVGKWHLGIPEDVSTWACNRGFDFAVQEQWGPKPGGGVYDERYHLKNGNTEEIFHDYTKWSCLDEFRTEIALDYLDSEYDKEKPLFLFMSYRSPHAHEFFLSEYDNYKDEMRDGYRWPEIERRHASRISMLDQQIKRLLDKLEAMGELENTFILFASDNGPTVENHHDRFFFQSSGGLKGYKRDMYEGGVRVPGIAVWPAKGLKGKVTDHQATFYDVMPTFAEIAGIQPPEQTDGISFLPEVLGKEQPKHDHIYFEIIESPHDKAFRQATRMGKWKAVRYGVSGKVELYDLEKDLYETRNVAGEYPEILMRMKKILETESTTTPHYPMAGQPIKN